Genomic window (Vibrio pomeroyi):
GCATCAGTGCAATTACCATCTACATCATTCATAGCAGCGTCAACATCCATACCATTAATGTTGCCATTCTGGTCAATATAATGAAGAGTGCCTTCAACCCAAAGATCATCAACAACGCCATCTGTGATTCGTTGAGAGATTAAAGCGCTCACTTGTTTTGGATCAGTGTAAGCAGGGTAAATGTCTTCAAAAGTCATACTTTGTGCTTTGTAGTCTACTGAATTATGGAAGGTCTCAGTATTTTGGAATACGAAGTAGTCTTGGTATTTTTGAGCGCTGTAGCGAATGGTGAATGACTCATCATCATCGTCGACATTAAGCACATATCCTCCGTTCGCATCGATAGTGTATGAACCAAGTGCCTCGAAATTATTGTTATCAACCGGAGAAGACGAAGCATTAATTTCAGGACAAGAAGCAAAACTATCTTTAGTTCGATTGTATGCGTAGAGTGTTTGTGTTGCTGAATCGAAATAACGAACTTCACAAGCTAGACCTGTACCTTGATCGTTATAGCTTTCTACTTCTGACTGATATAAATATTGGTCTTCGATAGTTATTGCTGGAGGTGTAACTTCTCCTGGCTGAACGTTAGGTAACCTAAACGTTACCATTTCTGATTCAATATCATTTTCCTCACCACCCGAAAAGTTGATCCCCTGTGCGATATACAGAACAACATTATTGGTCTCTGAAGTTGGGCGTCCATTTAATGTTACGAAGCCCGAACTATCAACACTTACCGATACTCCCGGGATAGGGTTGCTTGGCGCTTCATTATCATGTGGCGCATAGTGAGCGTAGTATTCAATATCGCCCGAAACCTTTGAACTAAACAGGTTTGCAACACTGAAAGCTTCTTCAAAGTCTTTACCAACGGTCAGTGACCATTGTGTCGTAATTTGTGCTTGCAAATCTGCTTTTAATTCTTCGTCAATACTGATGCTGCCAGCTTGCACGGGAGGCACTGTAAAGTTCGCTGGTGCAGACGCTAAGAAGGTTGAAGTGTGACCATCATCAGCATGAATGGTGAAGTTTACCTTGTTGCTATTAACCTTTTGTGGGTAACCCGTTATGCGAATCACGCTAGACACTGAATCGTACTTAGATTGAAGGCCAGGAGCCGCACTGTCGATATTTGTTGTGTACGTTAGGTGAGAATCTTCACGATCTTCAAACAACGTATCTACTGGGATCTCTCCGGTAAACAGGGCACCTTGGATTAAGTTCCATGTAGATACAATTTCAGTCTGGATTCGTGTTTCTTCCGTATCCACAACACTTGGAGGTGTGTTGAGTAGATCTACATCGAATGAAAAAGTAGTACGCAGTGTGCTGGTTACTTTCGCATCTTCATCTTGTGTATCTTTGTCTTCTGCTTCAAACGTAATTGTGTAGCTGCGTTGCGGGTTCTCCAACGAGCCTGAGCTTGATAATGTTAACGTAGTACCACTTTCATCAAGCTCAGCACTGATCTCTCCTTTTCCATCAATCTTAACGCTAGGCCTTACCGGAGTTAGAGCACCGTCTACTGAATATTTATCTTCAAAAAGACTGTTTGGTACCTCAATCGTTTCTAAAACAGTATCAGTTTCGCTAATTTTGAGAGTGTGGACCTGTTGCTGTATCGCTGATTTTGCTGATGGGTTAACTAACAGCTTGAAGTTGCGAATAGCGGTCTCAGGCTCGGTTGGATCAATGACTGGCCTGTCGTTGACCAAGTTATCATCGCCCATATTGTCTTCTGTAACGATTTCTTCTGACTTTTCAGTAGCCGTGTCCGTGATTATCTCAATTTGTTTTTCGTATTCTGAAGGGTTTTTCGCTTTTGACTCCGTAAGGATCTGTGCAGTTTTATGAAGTCGAGCACTTTGTAGATTGCTCTTAGAGTCTTCTACAAAGTCAGAGAAAAGATCAAGAGGTGTTTCTTCTGTGCCACCAAGGTTGCTATTTACTGCTGATATGGCAGCTTCAAGTGTGCTGTTATTTTTGCGCATCTCGATAGCGACTAGATCGGTAATTGGAGATATAACGACACCTTCACTGTCATCAACTTTTGGTGTGCGTAGCACGACAGCGTTAGACATAGGTTGCTCTGGAAGATCCATATCTGTTGTATATAGATCTAACAGTTTATCCAGTGATTTTGTATTGTCAGGAAGAGTACTCAGCTTCTGAGCTAGCTCTGGGGTTACATCGCCAGGACGGAGTGTTTGTAAACCTAGGCTGTGTTTGACCTCTGTATTTTTGGGTAGTGTTAATTCACCGGTTTCATTTGTTAGACCGAACACAGTATCGATATCTAGATTCAGTTTCCCGTTGTCGTCCACATCAGCGAACACTACGGCGTTATGGAAGTAGCCATCAAAACCTTTTACGACAATGCTACTTGATTTATCACCAGAACCGCCGCTAGGGGGAGTTCTATCATTGTCAGGGCTATTACTTGTATGGGAGATATCGCTCCCACAACCTGTTAAGCCTAGTGCCACCGCAGCCGCTAATAACGTTACCTTTTTCATTTTTTGTCCTTACTCTGAAGAGTAATTATTTTTAGGTTAATTAAGATCTGCGGCGTTTTTACCTTTCTAGAGTGGATTTCACAAGACACGAAATTTGAGTGAAATACCGTAAATTATTTTTCAATAAATGGGGTTATGCTGCATGTTTATTTTCCTCGTTAACCAAGAGCGAGAAAACTTTAAATCCTTTTCAATTAGGCTGTCGCTACAGGTTAGTAGCTGGCTGATTTCTTGAGTTTGAAGCCCCATAAGATATTTCAGTTTGAATGCTTGTGATTGCCTTGGGTAATTCAAAGTAAAGCGGTCAACAGCCTTATCCATAATGATCAGTTGCTCGAAATGCCTTTCTTCTTGAGGGGGGACTTTTGTGGGCAGTTGGCGTTTCTGTGCTTGTTGACGTCGAGCGTTATCGATGAGTATTTGTCGCATGATTTTTGCTGCCATCAACAGGAAATCACGAGTGTCTTCTATTGATTGAGCCTCGGCCGAAGAGAGCTTTAGGTAAGCATCGTGAACTAACGCCGTTGTGTTGTGGATACTATTCCAAGATACCCAACAGCTTTGCTCATGCTTGGTCGTGCTCCTTTTTCTCTCTTTTTGAGCGAGAGCGTAGAGGTGGGCGTAAGCGAAACGATAGAGTTTCTGTTCTGCCCATTTATGCCCCGCTTTCCAACCCCTTATGATCGACTCTATATCAGTAAGTTGGTTATTCATGGTTAGCAGTTTCCTTTTGTTGATTCTGTCTTAGTTGTTTGTGGGGCAATTATTCGTAACAGTTTCATCTTTGTTTTTGTTGGTATACCAGGATCGCCTAAAACTGCTTTATGGGTATGTTTTAGTACTGTATTGATCGATGCTTTCGACTTAGGGCTCTCTTTTATTTGAGAAAGCGTTCGGACAAATTGCCTTGTGACTCTTTCTGAAGCGCGCTTTTCTATTTGAAGTTGTTGGTTTTTTTTGATCAAAGGCGTGTAGAAACCTACACCACACCAAATGAGCACAGTAGATAAAGCACATTGAATTGGACGGCGTTGGCATAACTTCAGAGCGGAATAAAATGGTTGGTCTTGATATGCGGAGATTGGACGACAAGCGATCAGCTGCGTAATGTCGTTATAGAGTTCAGTGGTACTCGAATAGCGCAATAAGGCGTGGCTTCGTGTCGCTTTTTGAATGATGCAGTTTAGATCCCCCTGGCTTATCGGTAGTTTAGGAAACATGAAGTTTAAGATCTTTCCTAGAGCGTAAATATCGCATTGAACAGCGGGGGGATTTCCGCTGATTTGCTCTGGACTCGCGTAATCATGACTGTAGGCATTGATAGTGAGTGGGTGAGCTGACAACTGGTCACTGATTCCTCTCATTAAATTAAAGTCGAGTATCTTTGGGTTTCCCTCACAATCGATTAAGATATTCTCTGGCTTTAAGTCGGTATGCAGCACTTGGTGTTTGTGTGCGTGTGATATAGCCGCGCATATCTTTAAAAATAGATTAAGCTTTTTGGCGTAACTCAGGGGGCAGGTCGTAAGGTACTCGTTCAACGTGCAACCTTTAATATGTTCCATAACGATGTAGACAGACCCTTCATGTGTCCCTCCATCGATCACCTTGGTTATATACGGGTGATTCAACGTCGCAAGTGCTTGTGCCTCTTGAAACAGATACTTTTTGTCTATGATGTGGGATAAAGCTGGTTGAATGAGTTTTATTGCAAGATCTTGATGGAATGTCTTATCCACTCGAGTAGCAGCATAGACAATACCAATGCCGCCACGACCTATTTCGTAAGATAGGTGGTATTTATCTATGTATGTATCAGAGAAGTTAACTTTTTTGTCGGTAGCTTGAAGAGCGCTTACACCAAATATGTGTGTAAGAGGCTCTAGATCTGATGTGTAGAGAAGGGGATAAATTTTGTTATACAGTTCGACTTGGTGTGATTTTAATTCTTTTAGGTATTTTGTTTTTTCTGCCTCTGATAGATCCAATAATTGATAAAAAAGATCGGTTATACGGGTGTTGGCTACTGACATTGTCGCTTGTTCAAGAATTATTATGAACGGGATTCTATAAGTATGAGCTATAGATTTTGCTGAGATTTGACAATCTTTTATAATTTTTTATATATCAGTGCTTTGTGCGTTCTTTTTTTGTTCAAGCTGGTTAATAAAAAGCAGGCCTAAGCCTGCTTCTATCTTTGATCTTATGACCTGCGATTAACGCATCGTAACAAACTCTTCTGAGCCCGTAGGGTGAATCGCCACAACAGAGTCGAAGTCTGCTTTAGTTGCGCCCATTTTCATTGCAACGCCGAAGCCTTGAATCATTTCATCAACAGTGAAGCCTATGCCGTGTAGGCCGACTACTGTCTCTTCTTCGCCAGCACATACTAGCTTCATCTTACAAGGTTGACGGTGCTTGGTTACCGCTGTGTACATCGCAGTGAAGCCAGATGTGTAAACCTTGATGTTGTCTTTGCCGTACTTCTCTTCAGCTTCTTGAGTCGTTAGACCGATCGTGCCGATAGGTGGGTGGCTGAATACAACAGTAGGAACTAGGTTGTAGTTCATCTTCGCGTTGGTTTGACCGTTGAATAGACGCTCAGAAAGCTGACGACCTGCTTTAACCGCTACAGGAGTTAGCTCGATACCGCCTTCCATGATGTCACCAACACAGTAGATACCAGGAACATTAGTTGCTTGGAACTCGTCTACCTTGATGTAGCCACGATCGTTAGTCTCAACACCAGTTGATGCTAGGTTGATCGCGTCAGTCGCTGGGTGGCGACCGATAGCCCAGATTAGGTGGTCAACGTTTTGAGTGTTGCCGTTCTCTAGGTGTAGAGTCAGCGTGCCATCCGCTTCTTTCACAACTTCTTTAGGCACTGAGTGCGTGTGAAGTGTTGGGCCTTCTGCTTCCATTACTTCTACTAGTGTTTCGATGATCATTGGATCGAAGCTACGTAGTGGAGATTCTTTACGGCAGAACAGGTGTGTTTCTGTGCCAAGCGCGCTTAGTACGCCTGCGATCTCAACTGCGATGTAGCCCGCGCCGATAACCGCAACGCGTTTTGGTTGCTCCATCAGGTCGAAGAAGCCATTTGAGTCGATGCCGTATTCTGCACCTGGGATGTTTGGAATCGTTGGACGACCACCTACCGCGATCAGGATGTGATCTGCTGTGTAGTGTTCGCCGTTCACTTCAACCGTTTTCTCGTCAACAAACTTAGCAAAGCCTTTGATTACGTTTACTTTGTTGTTACCCAGTACGCGATCGTAAGATTGGTGGATACGACCAATGTACGCTTGGCGGTTTTCAATCAGCTTGCTCCAGTTGAAGCCTTTTACTTCAACGTCGAAGCCGTAGTCTTCAGAGTATAGGTTGATAGCTTCAGCGACTTGAGCGCCGTGCCACATTACCTTTTTAGGAACACAACCAACGTTTACACAAGTACCACCAAGGTCTTGAGCTTCGATAAGTGCAACTTTTGCACCGTGCATAGCAGCGCGGTTTGCTGATGCGATGCCGCCTGAACCGCCACCGATACAGATGTAATCAAAATGAGTCGCCATTACTTTCTCCATTTATTGAAGGTTGTAGTCACAGTGAGAGCACTGGATACCTACGTCCTATAGATTCTTAAATTGTCTAATTATTATATTGAGGGCAGATCGGTTGAACTCAATCTCCCTGTTTAAAATTTATTCGTCCACATCACAGTCTGTTGAAGATTCTTCAGTCTATGATGTGGATTCGAGATTACTCGGGTACGATCCACTCTACTTTGAAATGACCGGTTGCCGGTGCAATTGCTTCCTTCAAGAATGGAAGAATCTCGTTCATTTGGCTTTCTAGCTTCCAAGGCGGGTTGATCACAATCATGCCTGATGCTGTCATGCCGCGCTCGTTGGTGTCTGGTGATACGCCAAGTTCGATTTGTAGAATCTTGTTGATGCCTAAGCCTTCAAGGCCTTCGATCATATCTTCGATGTCACAACGGTTTACTACCGGGTACCAAATTGCGTAGATACCGGTGGCCCAGCGCTTATGGCTTTGAGCAATCGCAGTCACCACATCGCGGTACTCTCTTGCTAGCTCATAAGGCGGATCGATAAGTACCAAGCCACGACGCTCTTTTGGTGGCAGACTGCCTTTTAAGCGTTGGAAACCATCTTCTTTGTAGATAGATACCTGACGATCGCGGTGGAACTCTTGCTCAAGCAGCGGGTGATCGGCTGGGTGAAGCTCGGTCAGTACCATGCGGTCTTGGTCGCGCAGGTGCGCACGTGCAACACGTGGTGAACCCGGGTAGTAGCGCAGCTTGTCGCCGTTATTTAGCGTTGAGATAGACTCAAGGTAGCTTTGAATGTCTTCAGGAAGGTCTTTTTGCTCCCAAACGCGTGCAATACCTTGCTTGTATTCACCGGTTTTTTCAGACCATTCATGCGTTAAGTCGTAACGACCTACACCAGAGTGAGTGTCATGATAAACAAAAGGCTTATCCTTCTGTTTCAAAGAATTAAGAATAAGGCTCTGTACGATATGCTTTACTACGTCGGCATGGTTACCTGCGTGGAAGCTGTGGCGATAACTTAACAAATTAAACTCTCGTAACACTCTCGATTTAGAGTGTGGTTAGTGTAGGTGGGGTTAATCAGACCATTATAACCCTCAATGGACCATAAATTCTCGAACAATTCAGGAACAGTCGTTCGCAATATGTGGTTAGTTATTGGTTCTACTATTGAAATTTGCCTTATTGGGCACTATTTAATAACTATTCGCAGGTGATTTTTTAGGGCGAACCTGAGCCTGATGACTGTAAGACGACCTCATTACAAAAAAGACGAAAGTCTCTAAAGCCAAAGGAATGTTTATATGTCTAATCCGCTATTAACCTTCACGGACTTACCTCCGTTTTCACAAATCAAACCTGAGCACGTTAAGCCAGCGGTTGAGCAAGTGATTGAAGCGTGTCGCAACAAGATAGAACAAGTACTTGAAGGTAATACTTCACCAAGTTGGGACAACCTAGTTGCTCCGATTGAAGAAGTGGATGATCGTTTAGGCCGTATTTGGTCACCAGTAAGCCACATGAATTCTGTTGTGAACAGCGACGAACTGCGTGAAGCGTATGAGAGCTGCCTACCAGTATTGTCTGAGTACGGCACTTGGGTTGGTCAACACAAAGGCTTGTTTGAAGCGTACAAAGCGATCAAGGCGAGTGAAGCATTCTCGGCATTAAACCGAGCTCAACAAAAAACCATTACAGACGCACT
Coding sequences:
- a CDS encoding ECF-type sigma factor — encoded protein: MNNQLTDIESIIRGWKAGHKWAEQKLYRFAYAHLYALAQKERKRSTTKHEQSCWVSWNSIHNTTALVHDAYLKLSSAEAQSIEDTRDFLLMAAKIMRQILIDNARRQQAQKRQLPTKVPPQEERHFEQLIIMDKAVDRFTLNYPRQSQAFKLKYLMGLQTQEISQLLTCSDSLIEKDLKFSRSWLTRKINMQHNPIY
- a CDS encoding serine/threonine protein kinase, translated to MSVANTRITDLFYQLLDLSEAEKTKYLKELKSHQVELYNKIYPLLYTSDLEPLTHIFGVSALQATDKKVNFSDTYIDKYHLSYEIGRGGIGIVYAATRVDKTFHQDLAIKLIQPALSHIIDKKYLFQEAQALATLNHPYITKVIDGGTHEGSVYIVMEHIKGCTLNEYLTTCPLSYAKKLNLFLKICAAISHAHKHQVLHTDLKPENILIDCEGNPKILDFNLMRGISDQLSAHPLTINAYSHDYASPEQISGNPPAVQCDIYALGKILNFMFPKLPISQGDLNCIIQKATRSHALLRYSSTTELYNDITQLIACRPISAYQDQPFYSALKLCQRRPIQCALSTVLIWCGVGFYTPLIKKNQQLQIEKRASERVTRQFVRTLSQIKESPKSKASINTVLKHTHKAVLGDPGIPTKTKMKLLRIIAPQTTKTESTKGNC
- the gorA gene encoding glutathione-disulfide reductase, whose amino-acid sequence is MATHFDYICIGGGSGGIASANRAAMHGAKVALIEAQDLGGTCVNVGCVPKKVMWHGAQVAEAINLYSEDYGFDVEVKGFNWSKLIENRQAYIGRIHQSYDRVLGNNKVNVIKGFAKFVDEKTVEVNGEHYTADHILIAVGGRPTIPNIPGAEYGIDSNGFFDLMEQPKRVAVIGAGYIAVEIAGVLSALGTETHLFCRKESPLRSFDPMIIETLVEVMEAEGPTLHTHSVPKEVVKEADGTLTLHLENGNTQNVDHLIWAIGRHPATDAINLASTGVETNDRGYIKVDEFQATNVPGIYCVGDIMEGGIELTPVAVKAGRQLSERLFNGQTNAKMNYNLVPTVVFSHPPIGTIGLTTQEAEEKYGKDNIKVYTSGFTAMYTAVTKHRQPCKMKLVCAGEEETVVGLHGIGFTVDEMIQGFGVAMKMGATKADFDSVVAIHPTGSEEFVTMR
- a CDS encoding 23S rRNA (adenine(2030)-N(6))-methyltransferase RlmJ; translation: MLSYRHSFHAGNHADVVKHIVQSLILNSLKQKDKPFVYHDTHSGVGRYDLTHEWSEKTGEYKQGIARVWEQKDLPEDIQSYLESISTLNNGDKLRYYPGSPRVARAHLRDQDRMVLTELHPADHPLLEQEFHRDRQVSIYKEDGFQRLKGSLPPKERRGLVLIDPPYELAREYRDVVTAIAQSHKRWATGIYAIWYPVVNRCDIEDMIEGLEGLGINKILQIELGVSPDTNERGMTASGMIVINPPWKLESQMNEILPFLKEAIAPATGHFKVEWIVPE